From Brassica oleracea var. oleracea cultivar TO1000 chromosome C3, BOL, whole genome shotgun sequence, a single genomic window includes:
- the LOC106334128 gene encoding putative FBD-associated F-box protein At5g56440 has translation MDRISLLPEDLILKILSSVPTKFSVTTSLLSKRWCYLWKHVPKLLFYLGHSDSQRASRLVHTFLLLNKAPVLESMHLSLGQNGSSIDIDTWTRVAISRSVRNLLYFRFSATLRLPRSLYTCETLVTLTLIAAIIVDVPLTNICFPSLKALILLFVDFLSDEIVSSLLCGCPVLTELNVSRFSNARVKTFTVFVPSLQCLTIIDIKKGSQAQGDDVGFVIKAPSLNSLTIYSEFSWFCSLVKMPYLVKANVKLPHGDSKKFKGCLTSAKHLSLCLQPPLDPSHIGVFDQLVSLNLCTCSLDWCGLILRHTPKLRVLRFVLFRANVSPKIVNIIKKCRMSYGDSITQWEQTSHVPQCLISSLKTVEWIDYQGRESEKKTVMYFLKNSTQLKKVSIRSLASINLNEKHKMLLELASAQRISSECRLLFT, from the exons ATGGATAGGATCAGTTTATTGCCAGAAGACTTGATCTTGAAAATATTATCATCAGTTCCAACAAAATTTTCTGTAACCACAAGCCTTTTGTCAAAAAGATGGTGTTATCTTTGGAAACATGTACCGAAGCTCTTGTTCTATCTGGGTCACTCTGACTCCCAGAGGGCTTCTCGTTTAGTTCACACGTTTTTGTTACTAAACAAGGCTCCTGTCTTAGAATCGATGCATCTCTCACTTGGTCAAAACGGTTCTTCCATTGACATTGATACATGGACTCGTGTTGCAATTTCTCGTAGTGTGCGCAATCTTCTATATTTCAGATTTTCAGCAACCCTACGGTTGCCTAGGAGTCTGTATACATGTGAAACCCTTGTGACTTTAACCCTAATTGCAGCTATCATTGTGGATGTTCCTTTGACCAATATTTGTTTCCCGTCACTCAAGGCTTTGATTCTTTTGTTTGTTGATTTCTTAAGTGATGAAATCGTTAGTAGTCTTTTATGTGGTTGCCCTGTCCTTACAGAACTGAACGTGTCTCGATTCAGCAATGCCAGAGTGAAAACTTTCACAGTCTTTGTTCCTTCACTGCAGTGTTTAACCATCATAGACATCAAAAAGGGTTCTCAAGCTCAAGGAGATGATGTTGGGTTTGTGATCAAGGCTCCTTCTTTAAATTCGTTAACTATTTATAGCGAGTTTAGTTGGTTTTGTTCATTAGTGAAAATGCCCTACCTCGTTAAGGCTAATGTCAAGCTTCCACATGGTGACTCTAAGAAGTTTAAGGGTTGTCTTACCTCAGCCAAGCACCTTTCCTTGTGTTTACAACCACCACTG GATCCATCTCATATAGGAGTCTTCGACCAGCTCGTGTCTCTGAATCTTTGTACATGCTCTTTAGATTGGTGTGGTCTTATACTCAGACATACACCTAAACTCAGAGTTCTCAGATTCGTGCTTTTTCGAGCAAATGTGTCTCCAAAGATAGTTAATATTATAAAAAAATGTAGAATGAGTTACGGAGATTCCATCACTCAATGGGAGCAAACAAGTCATGTTCCTCAATGTTTGATCTCGAGTCTGAAAACTGTTGAGTGGATTGATTACCAAGGAAGAGAATCAGAGAAAAAAACGGTGATGTATTTCTTAAAGAACTCCACACAGCTAAAGAAAGTGTCTATTAGATCCTTAGCATCCATCAATTTAAATGAGAAACACAAGATGCTGCTAGAGTTGGCGTCTGCGCAGCGGATTTCTAGCGAGTGTCGGCTTTTGTTTACCTGA